One Tursiops truncatus isolate mTurTru1 chromosome 3, mTurTru1.mat.Y, whole genome shotgun sequence DNA segment encodes these proteins:
- the DIRAS1 gene encoding GTP-binding protein Di-Ras1, which yields MPEQSNDYRVVVFGAGGVGKSSLVLRFVKGTFRDTYIPTIEDTYRQVISCDKSVCTLQITDTTGSHQFPAMQRLSISKGHAFILVFSVTSKQSLEELGPIYKLIVQIKGSVEDIPVMLVGNKCDETQREVDTREAQAVAQEWKCAFMETSAKMNYNVKELFQELLTLETRRNMSLNIDGKRSSKQKRTDRIKGKCVLM from the coding sequence ATGCCTGAACAGAGCAATGACTACCGGGTGGTGGTGTTCGGGGCGGGCGGCGTGGGCAAGAGCTCCCTAGTGCTGCGCTTCGTCAAGGGCACGTTCCGGGACACCTACATCCCCACCATCGAGGACACCTACCGGCAGGTCATCAGCTGCGACAAGAGCGTGTGCACGCTGCAGATCACCGACACCACGGGCAGCCACCAGTTCCCGGCCATGCAGCGGCTGTCCATCTCCAAGGGCCACGCCTTCATCCTGGTCTTCTCGGTCACCAGCAAGCAGTCGCTGGAGGAGCTGGGCCCCATCTACAAGCTCATCGTGCAGATCAAGGGCAGCGTGGAGGACATCCCCGTCATGCTGGTGGGCAACAAGTGCGACGAGACCCAGCGGGAGGTGGACACCCGCGAGGCCCAGGCCGTGGCCCAGGAGTGGAAGTGCGCCTTCATGGAGACATCGGCCAAGATGAACTACAACGTCAAGGAGCTCTTCCAGGAGCTGCTCACGCTGGAGACACGCCGGAACATGAGCCTGAACATCGACGGCAAGCGCTCCAGCAAACAGAAGAGGACAGACCGCATCAAGGGCAAATGCGTCCTCATGTGA